A stretch of Streptomyces vietnamensis DNA encodes these proteins:
- a CDS encoding NUDIX hydrolase produces the protein MTRTDEEIHGPGTAGLLSRDGLPEWLGPVDRVARTVRPEQLSRFLPPESGDGRQSAVLVLFGEGERGPELLLMERAGSLRSHAGQPSFPGGALDPEDGDPADGGLLRAALREAQEETGLDPRGVQLFGVLPQLYIPVSGFVVTPVLGWWRDPSPVGVVDPGETARVFTVPVADLTDPANRATAVHPLGHEGPAFLVASALVWGFTAGVIDKLLHFAGWERPWDRSKKVPLDWRS, from the coding sequence ATGACGCGCACTGACGAAGAGATCCACGGGCCCGGCACGGCCGGGCTGCTCAGCAGGGACGGGCTGCCCGAGTGGCTCGGGCCCGTCGACCGGGTGGCCCGCACGGTCCGGCCCGAGCAGCTGAGCCGCTTCCTGCCGCCCGAGAGCGGCGACGGCCGCCAGTCCGCCGTCCTCGTCCTCTTCGGCGAGGGCGAGCGCGGACCGGAGCTGCTGCTCATGGAGCGGGCCGGCAGCCTCCGCTCGCACGCCGGACAGCCCTCCTTCCCCGGCGGCGCCCTCGACCCCGAGGACGGCGACCCGGCGGACGGCGGGCTGCTGCGCGCCGCCCTGCGCGAGGCCCAGGAGGAGACCGGCCTCGACCCGCGGGGCGTCCAGCTCTTCGGGGTGCTGCCCCAGCTCTACATCCCGGTCAGCGGCTTCGTCGTCACCCCCGTCCTCGGCTGGTGGCGCGACCCCAGCCCGGTCGGCGTCGTCGACCCCGGCGAGACCGCCCGCGTCTTCACCGTCCCCGTGGCGGATCTCACGGACCCCGCGAACCGCGCGACCGCCGTGCACCCGCTCGGCCACGAAGGCCCCGCGTTCCTCGTCGCATCCGCTCTGGTCTGGGGTTTCACGGCCGGCGTCATCGACAAGCTGCTCCACTTCGCGGGCTGGGAGCGCCCCTGGGACCGGTCCAAGAAGGTCCCGCTCGACTGGCGCTCATGA
- the nth gene encoding endonuclease III — MVRRARRINRELAEVYPYAHPELDFRNSFELLVATVLSAQTTDLRVNQTTPALFAKYPTPEDLAAAVPEEVEELIRPTGFFRAKTKSIMGLAAALRDDFDGEVPGRLEDLVKLPGVGRKTAFVVLGNAFGVPGITVDTHFMRLARRWRWTESDDPVKIEAEVATIFPKSEWTMLSHRVIFHGRRICHARKPACGACPIAPLCPSYGEGETDPEKAKKLLKYEKGGFPGQRLNPPADYPGRPAPPLGGGASSDGDV, encoded by the coding sequence ATGGTCCGCCGGGCGCGCCGGATCAACCGCGAACTGGCCGAGGTCTACCCGTACGCCCACCCGGAGCTCGACTTCCGCAACTCCTTCGAGCTGCTCGTCGCCACGGTCCTCTCCGCGCAGACCACCGACCTGCGGGTCAACCAGACCACCCCCGCCCTCTTCGCGAAGTACCCCACGCCCGAGGACCTCGCCGCCGCCGTGCCCGAGGAGGTCGAGGAGCTGATCCGGCCGACCGGCTTCTTCCGCGCCAAGACCAAGTCGATCATGGGCCTGGCCGCCGCCCTCAGGGACGACTTCGACGGTGAGGTCCCCGGCCGCCTGGAGGACCTCGTCAAGCTCCCCGGCGTCGGCCGCAAGACCGCCTTCGTCGTCCTCGGCAACGCCTTCGGGGTCCCCGGCATCACCGTCGACACCCACTTCATGCGCCTCGCCCGGCGCTGGCGGTGGACCGAGTCCGACGACCCGGTGAAGATCGAGGCCGAGGTCGCCACGATCTTCCCGAAGAGCGAGTGGACGATGCTCTCGCACCGGGTGATCTTCCACGGCCGCCGGATCTGCCACGCCCGCAAGCCCGCCTGTGGCGCCTGCCCGATCGCTCCCCTCTGCCCCTCGTACGGAGAGGGCGAGACCGACCCCGAGAAGGCGAAGAAGCTGCTCAAGTACGAGAAGGGCGGCTTCCCCGGCCAGCGGCTCAACCCGCCGGCCGACTACCCGGGCCGCCCGGCGCCCCCGCTCGGCGGCGGCGCCTCGTCGGACGGCGACGTCTGA
- a CDS encoding Crp/Fnr family transcriptional regulator has protein sequence MDDVLRRAPLFAALDDEQAAELRASMSEATLARGDALFHEGDPGDRLYVVTEGKVKLHRTSPDGRENMLAVLGPGELIGELSLFDPGPRTATATALTEVKLLGLGHGDLQPWLNARPEVATALLRAVARRLRKTNDQMSDLVFSDVPGRVARALLDLSRRFGVQSEEGIHVVHDLTQEELAQLVGASRETVNKALADFAQRGWLRLEARAVILLDVERLAKRSR, from the coding sequence GTGGACGACGTTCTGCGGCGCGCCCCGCTCTTCGCGGCGCTCGATGACGAGCAGGCCGCCGAGCTGCGCGCCTCGATGAGTGAGGCGACGCTCGCCCGTGGCGACGCGCTCTTCCACGAGGGCGACCCCGGTGACCGCCTGTACGTGGTGACCGAGGGCAAGGTGAAGCTGCACCGCACCTCCCCCGACGGCCGCGAGAACATGCTGGCCGTCCTCGGCCCGGGCGAGCTCATCGGTGAGCTGTCCCTCTTCGACCCGGGTCCGCGCACCGCCACGGCGACCGCGCTGACCGAGGTCAAGCTGCTCGGTCTCGGCCACGGCGACCTCCAGCCCTGGCTGAACGCCCGCCCCGAGGTGGCCACCGCGCTGCTGCGCGCCGTCGCCCGCCGGCTGCGCAAGACCAACGACCAGATGTCCGACCTGGTCTTCTCCGACGTCCCGGGCCGTGTCGCCCGCGCGCTCCTCGACCTGTCGCGCCGCTTCGGCGTGCAGTCGGAGGAGGGCATCCACGTCGTCCACGACCTCACCCAGGAGGAGCTGGCCCAGCTGGTCGGCGCCTCCCGCGAGACGGTCAACAAGGCGCTCGCCGACTTCGCCCAGCGCGGCTGGCTGCGCCTGGAGGCCCGCGCCGTGATCCTGCTCGACGTGGAGCGCCTCGCGAAGCGCTCGCGCTAG
- a CDS encoding prohibitin family protein — MFVIAILLVITAVVLFFVGRANDSTGLKWGAAGALLAGLFSLVASMTYVISAYEVGVPVAFGKVGEPMTSGMHVKSPFTDVTTFSTRPVDLNLSDKDVVEVRSSQGGVMYAELTVKWSVDQAKAVELYKLAGSEDAIQQRLVYPDSREIVRNVFARHTSVEGYASDREGINAEIGALIKERLAPRGIDVTTVNLRNVKPSDALQGQIDRKIQQEQATERAIEASRTAKAEADRRRIEAEGIARANKILNDSLTDKVLMNQCIDAYKEAAAKNPVYAVPCGSGGSAPVIVDGSKR, encoded by the coding sequence GTGTTCGTCATAGCCATCCTGCTGGTCATCACCGCAGTGGTGCTCTTTTTCGTCGGCCGCGCCAATGACTCCACGGGGCTGAAGTGGGGCGCCGCCGGTGCGCTCCTGGCCGGCCTCTTCTCGCTGGTCGCGAGCATGACGTACGTGATCAGCGCGTACGAGGTCGGCGTGCCGGTCGCCTTCGGCAAGGTGGGGGAGCCGATGACCTCGGGCATGCACGTGAAGTCGCCGTTCACCGACGTCACGACCTTCTCCACCCGCCCGGTCGACCTCAACCTCTCCGACAAGGACGTGGTCGAGGTCCGCTCCTCGCAGGGCGGTGTCATGTACGCCGAGCTGACGGTGAAGTGGTCCGTCGACCAGGCCAAGGCCGTCGAGCTCTACAAGCTGGCGGGCAGCGAGGACGCCATCCAGCAGCGGCTGGTCTACCCGGACAGTCGTGAGATCGTCCGGAACGTCTTCGCCCGCCACACCAGCGTGGAGGGCTACGCCTCCGACCGTGAGGGGATCAACGCCGAGATCGGGGCCCTGATCAAGGAGCGCCTGGCGCCGCGCGGCATCGACGTGACCACGGTCAACCTGCGGAACGTGAAGCCCTCGGACGCCCTCCAGGGCCAGATCGACCGCAAGATCCAGCAGGAGCAGGCCACCGAGCGGGCCATCGAGGCCTCCCGTACCGCCAAGGCCGAGGCCGACCGGCGCCGCATCGAGGCGGAGGGCATCGCCCGCGCGAACAAGATCCTCAACGACTCGCTGACGGACAAGGTCCTGATGAACCAGTGCATCGACGCGTACAAGGAGGCCGCGGCGAAGAACCCGGTCTACGCGGTGCCCTGCGGGAGCGGCGGTTCCGCCCCGGTGATCGTGGACGGCTCGAAGCGCTGA
- a CDS encoding MBL fold metallo-hydrolase: protein MSDAAALPGQPRGFVVSGPATERAVNVLAPNPSAMTLDGTNTWLLSEPGSGLAVVVDPGPLDEGHLRHVVDTAEKLGKRIALTLLTHGHPDHAEGAGRFAELTGTAVRALDPALRLGDEGLGAGDVVTVGGLELRVVPTPGHTSDSLSFHLPADRAVLTGDTVLGRGTTMVAHPDGRLGDYLDSLRRLRSLTVDDGVHTVLPGHGPVLEDAQGAVEFYLAHRASRLAQVETAVGAGHRTAAEVVAHVYADVDRSLWPAAELSVRAQLEYLRERGLI from the coding sequence ATGAGCGACGCCGCCGCCCTGCCGGGCCAGCCGCGCGGATTCGTGGTCTCCGGGCCCGCGACCGAGCGCGCCGTGAACGTCCTGGCGCCGAACCCGTCCGCGATGACCCTCGACGGCACCAACACCTGGCTGCTCTCCGAGCCCGGCTCCGGCCTCGCCGTCGTCGTCGACCCGGGCCCGCTCGACGAGGGCCATCTGCGTCATGTGGTCGACACGGCCGAGAAGCTCGGCAAGCGGATCGCGCTGACCCTGCTGACCCACGGCCACCCGGACCACGCGGAGGGCGCGGGCCGCTTCGCGGAGCTGACCGGGACGGCGGTGCGGGCCCTCGATCCGGCGCTGCGGCTCGGCGACGAGGGCCTCGGCGCGGGGGACGTGGTGACGGTCGGCGGTCTTGAGCTGCGGGTCGTCCCGACGCCGGGCCACACTTCGGACTCGCTCTCCTTCCACCTGCCGGCCGACCGGGCGGTGCTGACGGGCGACACGGTCCTGGGGCGCGGGACGACGATGGTCGCGCACCCGGACGGGCGGCTCGGGGACTACCTGGACTCGCTGCGGCGGCTCCGTTCGCTGACCGTCGACGACGGGGTGCACACGGTCCTGCCGGGGCACGGGCCGGTCCTGGAGGACGCGCAGGGGGCCGTGGAGTTCTACCTGGCGCACCGGGCCAGCCGGCTCGCGCAGGTCGAGACGGCGGTCGGGGCCGGACACCGGACGGCGGCCGAGGTCGTCGCCCATGTGTACGCGGACGTGGACCGCTCGCTGTGGCCGGCGGCCGAGCTGTCCGTACGGGCGCAGCTGGAGTACCTGAGGGAGCGGGGCCTGATCTAG